One Nocardioides aromaticivorans genomic window carries:
- the zwf gene encoding glucose-6-phosphate dehydrogenase: protein MSAHIPDLVVPACDFTVFGGTGDLALRKLLPGLYQRERQRNLHPDTRIIGVSRHDLDDAGYRDLVTQALFEHVPDDQLEAGAVHRLVSRLHHLRLDATDPEGWDGLHALLKDTPGSATEDTIRVYYLAVGSGVFGPICDRLDDLGLVTPQCRVVLEKPIGSDLDSSRVVNDAVGRVFEESQVYRIDHYLGKESVQNLLVTRFANTFLEPVWNSRWVDHVQITVSETLGVAGRGGYYDQAGALRDMVQNHLLQMLCLVAMEPPTYVGGDPVRDEKLKVLRALKPLTGADVDRLTVRGQYTTYGEEIGGPSTTETYVALRAEVQNWRWAGVPFYLRTGKRLARKESTIEVVFKEPPHAMFPHSEGVTTPNRLTIRMQPDEGMQLHLTAKHPGPGGIRLHPASLDLSYDDAFDERSPDAYERLLLDVMRGIPTLFMRRDEVEAAWEWVEPILDQWEQAGVEPVRYHPGTNGPAAAATLLAREGRTWQE, encoded by the coding sequence GTGAGCGCACACATCCCCGACCTGGTCGTCCCGGCCTGCGACTTCACCGTCTTCGGCGGCACGGGCGACCTCGCCCTCCGCAAGCTGCTCCCCGGCCTCTACCAGCGCGAGCGGCAGCGCAACCTCCACCCCGACACGCGGATCATCGGCGTCTCGCGGCACGACCTCGACGACGCGGGCTACCGCGACCTGGTCACCCAGGCCCTCTTCGAGCACGTCCCCGACGACCAGTTGGAGGCCGGCGCCGTGCACCGGCTGGTCAGCCGCCTCCACCACCTCCGCCTCGACGCCACCGACCCCGAGGGCTGGGACGGGCTGCACGCCCTCCTCAAGGACACCCCGGGCTCGGCCACCGAGGACACCATCCGCGTCTACTACCTCGCCGTCGGCTCGGGCGTCTTCGGCCCGATCTGCGACCGGCTCGACGACCTCGGCCTGGTCACCCCCCAGTGCCGAGTCGTCCTCGAGAAGCCGATCGGGTCCGACCTCGACTCCTCGCGGGTCGTCAACGACGCGGTCGGCCGGGTCTTCGAGGAGTCGCAGGTCTACCGGATCGACCACTACCTCGGGAAGGAGAGCGTGCAGAACCTCCTCGTCACCCGGTTCGCCAACACCTTCCTCGAGCCGGTCTGGAACTCCCGCTGGGTCGACCACGTCCAGATCACCGTCTCCGAGACGCTCGGCGTCGCAGGTCGCGGCGGGTACTACGACCAGGCCGGCGCGCTGCGCGACATGGTCCAGAACCACCTGCTCCAGATGCTCTGCCTGGTCGCGATGGAGCCCCCGACGTACGTCGGCGGCGACCCCGTCCGCGACGAGAAGCTCAAGGTGCTGCGCGCCCTCAAGCCGCTGACCGGCGCCGACGTCGACAGGCTCACCGTGCGCGGCCAGTACACGACCTACGGCGAGGAGATCGGCGGGCCGAGCACCACCGAGACCTATGTGGCGCTGCGCGCCGAGGTGCAGAACTGGCGCTGGGCCGGCGTCCCGTTCTACCTGCGCACCGGCAAGCGGCTGGCCCGCAAGGAGTCGACCATCGAGGTCGTCTTCAAGGAGCCGCCGCACGCGATGTTCCCGCACAGCGAGGGCGTCACCACGCCCAACCGGCTCACCATCCGGATGCAGCCCGACGAGGGCATGCAGCTGCACCTGACCGCCAAGCACCCGGGTCCCGGTGGCATCCGCCTGCACCCGGCCTCGCTCGACCTCAGCTACGACGACGCCTTCGACGAGCGCAGCCCCGACGCCTACGAGCGCCTGCTGCTCGACGTGATGCGCGGCATCCCGACCCTGTTCATGCGCCGCGACGAGGTCGAGGCCGCGTGGGAGTGGGTCGAGCCGATCCTCGACCAGTGGGAGCAGGCCGGCGTGGAGCCGGTCCGCTACCACCCCGGAACCAACGGCCCCGCGGCCGCCGCGACGCTGCTGGCGCGCGAGGGCCGCACCTGGCAGGAGTGA
- the eda gene encoding bifunctional 4-hydroxy-2-oxoglutarate aldolase/2-dehydro-3-deoxy-phosphogluconate aldolase, with protein sequence MSAPESSPSSVLDIVPVMPVVVIDDLAAAVPVARALVDGGLPAIELTLRTPVALDALRAIAAEVPEITLGAGTITTPAQAEAAVAAGAGFLVSPGLTPDLLAAMLATGVPFLPGTSTVSEVLAVLEAGLTEMKFFPAEAAGGAPYLKSVAGPLPQARFCPTGGITPASAPSYLSLPNVGCVGGSWLTPADAIAAGDWERISKLAAEAAALR encoded by the coding sequence TTGTCCGCTCCTGAGTCCTCGCCCTCGTCCGTGCTCGACATCGTCCCGGTCATGCCCGTCGTCGTGATCGACGACCTCGCCGCCGCCGTCCCGGTCGCCCGGGCGCTGGTCGACGGCGGCCTGCCCGCCATCGAGCTCACCCTGCGCACGCCCGTCGCCCTCGACGCCCTGCGGGCGATCGCCGCCGAGGTCCCCGAGATCACCCTCGGCGCCGGCACGATCACGACGCCCGCGCAGGCCGAGGCCGCGGTCGCGGCCGGTGCCGGCTTCCTCGTCTCCCCCGGGCTCACCCCCGACCTGCTCGCGGCGATGCTCGCGACCGGCGTGCCCTTCCTCCCCGGCACGTCCACGGTGTCCGAGGTGCTGGCGGTCCTCGAGGCGGGCCTGACCGAGATGAAGTTCTTCCCGGCCGAGGCCGCCGGCGGGGCGCCGTACCTCAAGTCCGTGGCGGGCCCGCTCCCGCAGGCCCGCTTCTGCCCGACCGGCGGGATCACGCCGGCGTCGGCGCCGTCGTACCTCTCGCTGCCGAACGTGGGCTGCGTCGGTGGCTCCTGGCTCACCCCCGCCGATGCGATCGCGGCCGGCGACTGGGAGCGGATCAGCAAGCTGGCCGCGGAGGCAGCCGCGCTGCGCTGA
- the edd gene encoding phosphogluconate dehydratase — protein sequence MTAPTLHPVLADVTRRLTERSAATRTAYLARVREAALRGPARGRLACANLAHGFAASEGPEKIELARGQKPNLAIVTSYNDMLSAHQPYGDYPPVLKAAVIRAGGLAQVAGGVPAMCDGVTQGRDGMQLSLYSRDVIAMSTAIALSHDMFDGALLLGVCDKIVPGLLIGALSFGHLPAVWVPAGPMASGLPNKEKARVRQLFAEGKVGREELLEAEAASYHSKGTCTFYGTANSNQLLMEVMGLHLPGSSFVNPDNPLRDALTREAAAVAVRRTQQYDASPTLGEMVDEKVVLNACVALLASGGSTNHTLHLVAIARAAGILLTWDDLADLSAVVPLLARVYPNGAADVNHFHAAGGIGFLVRTLLDAGLLHEDVETIVGHGLRRYTEEPVLIDGELTWRPGPAESLDLDVLRPASDPFSADGGVKVVRGPLGTGVVKTSAVAQEHRFVSAPARVFDDQHDFLLAFADGQLDGIDLVAVIRYQGPAANGMPELHKLTPALGVLQDRGQKVAIVTDGRMSGASGKVPAAIHVTPEAALGGPLAKVRDGDLITLDADAGTLVVDADLAHREPTGSAPSGTTWAGTGRELFAAFRATVGPADEGASIFPVPAAAASLEAPLVRS from the coding sequence ATGACCGCACCCACCCTCCACCCCGTCCTCGCCGACGTGACCCGTCGGCTGACCGAGCGCAGCGCCGCCACCCGAACGGCGTACCTCGCTCGCGTGCGTGAGGCGGCCCTGCGCGGACCCGCGCGCGGCCGCCTCGCGTGCGCCAACCTCGCGCACGGCTTCGCCGCGTCTGAGGGCCCCGAGAAGATCGAGCTCGCCCGCGGCCAGAAGCCCAACCTGGCGATCGTGACGAGCTACAACGACATGCTCTCGGCGCACCAGCCGTACGGCGACTACCCGCCCGTCCTCAAGGCCGCGGTGATCCGTGCCGGCGGGCTCGCGCAGGTCGCGGGCGGCGTGCCGGCGATGTGCGACGGCGTCACCCAGGGCCGCGACGGCATGCAGCTCTCGCTGTACAGCCGCGACGTGATCGCCATGTCGACGGCCATCGCCCTCTCCCACGACATGTTCGACGGCGCCCTGCTCCTCGGCGTCTGCGACAAGATCGTGCCCGGCCTGCTGATCGGCGCCCTCTCGTTCGGGCACCTGCCCGCCGTGTGGGTCCCCGCCGGGCCGATGGCCTCGGGGCTGCCCAACAAGGAGAAGGCCCGCGTGCGCCAGCTCTTCGCCGAGGGGAAGGTCGGGCGGGAGGAGCTGCTCGAGGCCGAGGCGGCGTCGTACCACTCGAAAGGGACGTGCACCTTCTACGGCACGGCCAACTCCAACCAGCTGCTGATGGAGGTGATGGGCCTGCACCTGCCGGGCTCGTCCTTCGTCAACCCCGACAACCCGCTGCGCGACGCGCTCACCCGCGAGGCCGCAGCCGTGGCCGTGCGCCGGACCCAGCAGTACGACGCCAGCCCCACCCTCGGCGAGATGGTCGACGAGAAGGTCGTCCTCAACGCCTGCGTGGCGCTCCTCGCGAGCGGCGGCTCGACCAACCACACCCTGCACCTGGTCGCGATCGCGCGTGCCGCGGGCATCCTGCTCACCTGGGACGACCTGGCGGACCTGTCGGCCGTCGTACCGCTGCTGGCGCGGGTGTACCCCAACGGCGCCGCCGACGTGAACCACTTCCACGCCGCCGGCGGGATCGGCTTCCTCGTCCGCACCCTGCTCGACGCGGGCCTGCTGCACGAGGACGTCGAGACGATCGTCGGGCACGGCCTGCGCCGCTACACCGAGGAGCCGGTGCTCATCGACGGCGAGCTCACCTGGCGCCCGGGCCCGGCCGAGAGCCTGGACCTCGACGTGCTCCGCCCGGCCTCGGACCCGTTCTCGGCGGACGGCGGTGTGAAGGTCGTGCGCGGCCCGCTCGGCACCGGCGTCGTGAAGACGTCCGCGGTGGCGCAGGAGCACCGGTTCGTCTCCGCTCCCGCGCGGGTCTTCGACGACCAGCACGACTTCCTGCTCGCCTTCGCCGACGGCCAGCTCGACGGCATCGACCTCGTCGCGGTGATCCGCTACCAGGGTCCGGCGGCCAACGGCATGCCCGAGCTGCACAAGCTCACGCCCGCCCTCGGCGTGCTGCAGGACCGCGGCCAGAAGGTCGCGATCGTCACCGACGGCCGGATGTCCGGCGCGTCGGGCAAGGTGCCGGCCGCCATCCACGTCACCCCCGAGGCGGCCCTCGGCGGCCCGCTCGCCAAGGTGCGCGACGGCGACCTGATCACCCTCGACGCCGACGCCGGCACGCTGGTGGTCGACGCGGACCTCGCCCACCGCGAGCCGACCGGCTCCGCCCCGTCGGGTACGACGTGGGCCGGCACCGGTCGCGAGCTGTTCGCCGCGTTCCGCGCCACCGTCGGACCGGCCGACGAGGGTGCGTCGATCTTCCCCGTCCCCGCCGCCGCTGCCAGCCTGGAGGCTCCCCTTGTCCGCTCCTGA